The nucleotide sequence NNNNNNNNNNNNNNNNNNNNNNNNNNNNNNNNNNNNNNNNNNNNNNNNNNNNNNNNNNNNNNNNNNNNNNNNNNNNNNNNNNNNNNNNNNNNNNNNNNNNNNNNNNNNNNNNNNNNNNNNNNNNNNNNNNNNNNNNNNNNNNNNNNNNNNNNNNNNNNNNNNNNNNNNNNNNNNNNNNNNNNNNNNNNNNNNNNNNNNNNNNNNNNNNNNNNNNNNNNNNNNNNNNNNNNNNNNNNNNNNNNNNNNNNNNNNNNNNNNNNNNNNNNNNNNNNNNNNNNNNNNNNNNNNNNNNNNNNNNNNNNNNNNNNNNNNNNNNNNNNNNNNNNNNNNNNNNNNNNNNNNNNNNNNNNNNNNNNNNNNNNNNNNNNNNNNNNNNNNNNNNNNNNNNNNNNNNNNNNNNNNNNNNNNNNNNNNNNNNNNNNNNNNNNNNNNNNNNNNNNNNNNNNNNNNNNNNNNNNNNNNNNNNNNNNNNNNNNNNNNNNNNNNNNNNNNNNNNNNNNNNNNNNNNNNNNNNNNNNNNNNNNNNNNNNNNNNNNNNNNNNNNNNNNNNNNNNNNNNNNNNNNNNNNNNNNNNNNNNNNNNNNNNNNNNNNNNNNNNNNNNNNNNNNNNNNNNNNNNNNNNNNNNNNNNNNNNNNNNNNNNNNNNNNNNNNNNNNNNNNNNNNNNNNNNNNNNNNNNNNNNNNNNNNNNNNNNNNNNNNNNNNNNNNNNNNNNNNNNNNNNNNNNNNNNNNNNNNNNNNNNNNNNNNNNNNNNNNNNNNNNNNNNNNNNNNNNNNNNNNNNNNNNNNNNNNNNNNNNNNNNNNNNNNNNNNNNNNNNNNNNNNNNNNNNNNNNNNNNNNNNNNNNNNNNNNNNNNNNNNNNNNNNNNNNNNNNNNNNNNNNNNNNNNNNNNNNNNNNNNNNNNNNNNNNNNNNNNNNNNNNNNNNNNNNNNNNNNNNNNNNNNNNNNNNNNNNNNNNNNNNNNNNNNNNNNNNNNNNNNNNNNNNNNNNNNNNNNNNNNNNNNNNNNNNNNNNNNNNNNNNNNNNNNNNNNNNNNNNNNNNNNNNNNNNNNNNNNNNNNNNNNNNNNNNNNNNNNNNNNNNNNNNNNNNNNNNNNNNNNNNNNNNNNNNNNNNNNNNNNNNNNNNNNNNNNNNNNNNNNNNNNNNNNNNNNNNNNNNNNNNNNNNNNNNNNNNNNNNNNNNNNNNNNNNNNNNNNNNNNNNNNNNNNNNNNNNNNNNNNNNNNNNNNNNNNNNNNNNNNNNNNNNNNNNNNNNNNNNNNNNNNNNNNNNNNNNNNNNNNNNNNNNNNNNNNNNNNNNNNNNNNNNNNNNNNNNNNNNNNNNNNNNNNNNNNNNNNNNNNNNNNNNNNNNNNNNNNNNNNNNNNNNNNNNNNNNNNNNNNNNNNNNNNNtctcaacctaaatgagtagacTATCCTTTGTCTACAGACATGATTTACCCATTATTCATGTAAATTTACCCATTTCTCTCTCAACCTAAATAAGTAGATTATCATTTAGGTTACGGAGATGTTCTTGCAACTTACATGATTAATAGGAAATTCAAAATAagtcacaaccctagctgcttgaaCATCTCCGTAACACTAACTCTAGTTTGTCTACtctcattgaattattatttgaaataagaatcATTGACTGGAGCATTCTTATTACAAATAATGAGATAATACAAATCAAACCCCTATTTAATTTGGAACCTTTTGATCAatagtctagtaacaaccacaatacttagtgaagacagtattccctgtaggattcgaccccaacctagatggattatatatttgacaatgactgcTTACTCTCTTTATAAGAGTGGTGTtatttaggcgtatcaaattttggcaccattgctagggaatacagttgtcaattaagtttgtgatcgttaattgacctttggttaagtttcccaaattttacttttcttttttgtttttggttcatTGCAGGATCATAGTTGTTTATGCCATGCACTAGAATTTTAGGAGAAATACTATTAACCTTCAATCTTGAACCACATCTGATTGGTTGAATAGAAGAATAACAAGAAGCTAATAGACTAGCCGTTTGGCTAAAGCATAGGTTAATCGGTAAAATAACGGTCAACCAACTAGTGACCCTAATCCTAATGAGAAGGATTTGGGGGATGATGATCTAATCAACCTAGCAAAAAAGAGGAGTATGGAGAATGTAGAGGTATCTACAAATAGGAACCAAGCAACTAAAGGGAGAAAAAACTGCCAACCTGCTATGCAATTTGATCTTGATGAATAGGAGGACTTGTATAAATCTGGTGCTATAGGAGTGGTTATTCCACCTCCCATGGCACCTGGGGTAAAGTTTAATATAACCAGCACCATAATACAGCTGCTTAATCTTAAGTAGGTTGTTTGGAGGACTTCCAGGGGATGACCAAAATATGAAAttggtgaattttatcaacattTACAAATCCCTTGATAACCCTAATGTTGGCAAAAATGCAATTCATCTTCGGTTGTTCCCATTGTCTCTTTCTGGAGAGGCAATAATATAGTTAAATGAGTTGGcccctgattctataacaaagtGGAGGTAATTAAtaagagctttcctagaaaggatATTTCTAACCTCCAAAAtattatagttgagggatgaaatcagtaacttcagacaATTACCAAATGAGGCACTGCATGAAACTTGGATGCAATTTTAGAAAAAGTTGACATAGTGCCCCGACCACAAGATGACTGATGAGTATTTAATGGAGACTCTCTATAGAGCCTTGAACTCTATAACCAAACCAACAGTTTATAATACAGCAGGAAGAGCATTTATGAAGCTTACGTTCTATGAGTCTACAAACATGATATAGCGATTTACTAAGACAAGTAAAGCTTGGCACACCAGGTAttttgtggtagcaagccctactatgtCTAGTAGTATATCAGCAGAGCAACGACAGAAAGAGGAGGAGCATGACAAAGATATAGAACACATGAAAACAAATAGATATACTTACCAAACACTTATTGGGAAGACTAAGAAGATAAAAGTTGTTGGGTCACAAGGTAGAGAGGATTCTGATTCTGAAGAAGAgatgaactatctaaataattagggggtttttgaggcaatagccaagggaatcaatgtcagaactattatgacaaggctAGTTACAAAGATAGGGACCAAGAGAGttggaagaacaaaaataataggaGTGGACTGTATATACCTACTAAAAACTGGGATAATGCAGCTACTAGTTTAGGTAAGATATCCATCAAGGatataatagagaaaatattaaagggagttgaggctaccaataTTGGGGTGACGACAATGAAGAGTGACTCATCTTCCATGAGCCAGTTGGTAAATTTGCACTCaacttctattaagcagttggagcagtagatgagccaactctcagcAGTATTTAATCAAAAGAAGAGTTGCACCTTGCTTAGCGATATAATACAGAATCCTTAGAACGATAGCTCTTAAATAGAATctaccactcaaagtggtaaggtattaccaggcccttctgtgggcaaagtTTTAAATGAGGATATGATTAAAGAAAAGCTAAAAGCTGATAAAACCCATCCAGTAAAGTCTAAGAATCTGGATGGTAATACGAGTACATCTTACCATCagtaggttgatgagttagaggaagttcaagaaaaaagAAGGAGGAACTAGTTACTACTCTTCCAAAACCACCGTTGCCCTTTCCTtatagattgaagaagaaagataaTGATATAAGGTTTGGAAAATACATGGCAATACTGAAGCAGCTGACGGTTAATATGCCTTTAGTAGAGGCATTAGAGTAGATGTCTgggtatgctaagtttatgaaagacctggtGATGAAGAAGAGAGCAGTGATGTACTAACCGATGGACAATTTTCACCATTATGGTGTTATTTAACCAAGGTATCTGgtgcaaaagaaagaaaatccaagAGTATTTACCATTTCTTGTCCTATTGGGTCTCTTGATTTTGCTAAATCTTTATGTGATCAGGGAGCAAGCATTAACCTGGTACCACTTGTtatttataagaagttgggtttgggagatctTACACCCACAAACATGCGACTAGTAATGCCAGACAGGTCGTTAAAACGGCCAGTGGGTATATTGTATGATGTGTTAATGAAGGTGGCCAGCTTTATagtcaaataaaaaaataggctCATTGGGAAAAAAGATTATGTGCAGCCTGTAGAGCACATGTAAGGCATAGTCGGGTTGCTGAAGATGGAGTCACTTTATTAGATGGAGTGACCTACCTCGACGGGATTTATCTAGCAATATGACAAAGATCTTTATCTACTTTCCtatagatttttttcattttggattgtgaggtggattttaaggtgcccataatcttgggtcgacctttccttgcaACTGAAAGCATActtattgatttgcgagctaATGAGATATTGTTCAAGCTTAGTGATGAAGTAGTTTGGTTTGATGTGTGTCAATCTATAAAGTAGCACaaggaaatgagtgtgttctctattgtggatgtttattatgaggatgatcaagaagtgtcaatagaggagaaatttgTTGTTGATCCTTTGGCTGcagtcttgatgaattttgatagtgaaggCATTGAAGAGTTTAAGGAGACTGTTTGTGCCTTGAATAGAATGGGATTGTATTCTTATTCTCCCAAAAAGCTGGATCTAGATCTTAAAAATTGCCCAACACCACCtgctaagccatctattgaagagccaccagtgTTGGAGTTATAAGAATTGCCAGGCCATCTACGGTATGTGTTTCTAGGCAGTGAAAACACTTTACCTGTGATTATTGCTGCAGATCTGGGTGAGCAGCAAGTGGAGGAACTTGTCTCAGTACTCCGGAGGTATAAAATGGTGATAGGCTGGACTATTATGGATATTATTTGCATTCCTCAAGGTATTTGCACTCACAAAATTGAGCTTGAGAAAGACTGAACTCCGACCATTGAGCACCAATGTCGTCTTAATCCACCTATACAAGAGGTTTTTAAGAAGGAGATCATAAAATATCTTGATGTAGGAGTTGTATATCCTATTTCCAATAAAAAGTGGGTAAGCCCTGTCTAATGTATAcctaagaaagggggcatgactgttaTGGAGAAcgagaaaaatgagttgattttaCTCAGACCTGTGACTTAGTGGAGGTTTTATATGGACTATCATAAGCTTAATTTGTGGactttaaaggaccacttcctaaTGCCTTTTATGGGCTAGATGCTTGATCAGTTGGTAGGAAGAGGTTGGTATTGTTTCCTAGATGGGTATTTGGTTTATCACCAAATTTCTATAGCCCTAGAAGATCAGGAAAAGACGACGTTTACTTGCTCGTATggtaatttttcattaaagcaaaTGTCGTTTGGTTTGTGTAATGCACCCGCTACCTTTCAAtgatgcatgatgtctatcttttccaatatggttgaagacaccttggaggtgtttatggatgacttcttagtggtaggtgattcttttaATCTTTGTTTGGTGAATCTAAGTAGAGCTTTCCAGCGGTGCGAGGAATTTAATCTTATGCTTAGTTGGGAGGAATAATACTTCACGATAAAGTAGGGCATTATCCTTGTTCACAAAATTTCAGACAAAGAAATTGAGGTCGATCGGGCTAAAGTTaaggttattgagaagctaccataTCCCATTTTAGTAAAAGGAGTGCATAGTTTCCTTGGTCTCAAAAattgtaaacccactttgcaagcTGTTGGAGAAGGGGGCCAAGTTCatatttgatgatgattacttgtaggcatttgaatgccttaaagagaAATTAGTTGATGCCCCAATTATTATGGCTCCAAATTGGTCAAAGCTGTTTGAAATTATGTGCGATGCAAGAGGAATAACGCTTGGTGCTGTACttggaaaaaagagaaataagttGTTTCATCTCATTTATTATGCAAGAAAATTATTAAATGGGGCTTAAAATAATTACACCGTTACTAAGCAGGAACTTCTTGCAGtggtctatgcttttgagaagtttcgggCTTACTTTTTGGGCATCAAGGTGGTGATCCACACAGATCACGCttccttgagatatttgatggaaaTGAAGGATATGAAACCAAGGTCAATTAGATGGGTGCggctacttcaagaatttgactctGAAGTCAAAGATTGGAAGGGATGCGAGAATTAAGTTGTGGACCACTTATCTAGAATTGAGGGATGTCAAGCATACAAGGATGAGCTAGAAATTGATGATGCATTTCAAAATGAGAAAATCATGGCTGTTGTGTTACAAAGAGTACCTTGGTACGCGGACTTTGCAAACTATGTGGTGAGCGAGGTTATCCCGAAGAGTCTTTCTTTTTACCAAATAAAGAAGTTTCTCTATGATTTTACATACTTCTTCTGGGATCAGCTGTATTTGTTACGGCGTTCTgcaaataatattataagaaaGTATATCCCAGATGTGGACATACTGAATATTTTGGAAGCTTGTCATGCTTTTTCGGTGGGGCTCACCATGAAGGTGACCGCACCGCTAGGAAAGTGTTGtggagtggctactattggccaacattattcaaagatgcttatgagttcgTGCGGAGATATGACCAATGCCAGACACAAGGGTCAATCTCAAAGCACCATAAGATGCCTTTGATAAAAATGATGGAAATGGAGTTATTTGACGTCTGGGGCTTCGACTTCATGGGATCCTTCGTGAGCTTATATGGGATGAAATACATTCTAGTCTCCATTGATTATGTATCTAAATTAGTTGAGGCAATTGATTTGactgataatgaaggaaaaagagtttttGCGTTCCTCAAAAGGAACATATTCTCTCATTTTGGGGTGCTACGCACCATAATAAGCGATGGTGGATCACATTTTTGCAGCCGAGTATTTAGGGCTACCTTGACAAAGTATGGTGTTAAGCAGTATAAGGTGgaaactccataccacccacaaactagtagGCAAGTGGAGATTTTAAAAAGAGAGATCAAAGCCATTCTTGGTAAAACGGTGAATGCAAGCAGACAAAATTGGTCTAggaagctcgatgatgccttgtgggcatatagAACAGCTTCCAAGACACCTATCATCATTtcaccataccaattggtttatggtaAGGTATTTCACTTGCCAATTGAATTAGAGCATAAGGCGTTGTGGGCGCTTATGAGGCTGAACTTGAATTGAAATGAGGCTACAGAGTTGAGATTAGGCTAGCTGAAAGAGAAGgatgagttctatcttagaacatatgaaagagcagacctATACAAGGAGAATATGAAGAGGTACAATGACTAGAGGATTGCAAAGAGAGACTTTCAGAAAGGTTATCGGGTACTCTTCTTCAACTCTAGATTGAAGCTGTTTCCAGATAAACTTAAATCAAAATGGTCTGGGCCCTTCAAATTTAACCAAGTCCactcatctagagtagttgaACTTAAAAATAAGGACAAAAGTGTCTTCAAGGTTAATGGGCAATGAGTAAAGCTTTATGTCGATCCAATGGAATCGATAAAGTACATAGCTtctatctatctcgatgaagtctgagtaatcaataTAACTAAGTCATGTcgcgacattaaattaggcaCTAGTATGAGGCAAACCATAAAGTGTTGTTGTAATCAtagttcatatttattttttgtttatgtgcaatttgatgtgtttgtgaagtgtaCAAAACAGAGAATGAAGAAGGATAGGAGTTTTACAGTTGATAAGGAGGTGTTGGGAGGACTGACAGACCATCACTAGGACCGTCAAAAacataatcaaaaaataaaattttagataagGCTTGACGATTGAGTTGGTGGATCGTCGCTGGTCCGACGGACTGTCACCCCCTCCACCAACCAAACAATGAAATTCCAGGTCACTGGAACAAATTGAGGGAAGGTCAACGGACCATTACATCATTGACGGACCATCGGGCCAACCGTTGTAGTAAAGCAAGATTGATGAGTTTCTGGTAAGCTACGATAGTTAACTTGGCGAACCGTAGGACACTCGATGGACCGTCAAGTAGACCATCAACTTAACGCTAATAACGGGCTGGGTCGGGTTGATTTTAAAGACTATTTAAATTATCTGTATCCAACCCAAATATTTTTAAACCGATCAAAAGAGGCGGTTACTTATGTTGCTACCTTTTCAAATCCTAAACCTGTTCAACTTTCTTTGTATTCAAAGTATCTAGGGTCAGTTATTCCACACTGAGATTCttcctcttatttttttctcctatttaaacaacACCTTACCCCTCTTCTTCTCATCACAACAAAAGTTATCAATCACTGACAAAGGCcttaaattttttctattttctgaaGTTCCAAGTGAGTAGAGTGAAGTTAATGCACAATCAAGGTATGATCATAACCTTATTCATCTGCTTTGAATTGCTAATTATAGAGCGAGTAAGTTGTTGTTTACTAAAGAAAATTCCATCTTGTTCTTTCTGCTTTGTTCTAATTGTAATCTTAAAGTCAAAACTTGGAGTGCATTGTTCTGGGTGAAATCTGAGTAACCCATGTATTAAAAGAGAGTAAAGTTGTGCTTAAACACTAAAATCATGCCATTATTGATTTAATAAGTGGGAATGCACACTAGGTGTTTAACAAAATATTGAAGTGAAGTCTAGAACTAAAAAAGGGCTATGACGGTCACTTTGATGGACAATCAGTAACCTTACGGATCATCAGGTCAACCATCGCAAGATTCTATAAAACATGGCACATTAGTTAAGGCCTAACGGTGAGTTCGATCGACTATCGCTATCTCGATTGACCGTTAGACCTATCATCAAGCCAgatttttactattttcattCTATTTTGAATTGCAAACTGATTTGttgttcatttttcattcattatGGCACACAAACTTTCATTGTCAAGAGGTGGTGGTAGAGCATGAGGAAGAGGTGAGACAGCTAGGAGTAAGGAGGAACCTGCCTTCATACTCGACAATAAGATAGAGAAATCCCTATATTTCCAGTCTAAAGAGGAGAGTAAGAGTAGGACCAATAGTACTAGTTTGAGCCTAGATGAGGAAGAGGTCAAAACATCTAACCCTAACCTCGTTGAGGCAGAAACTGGTCATGTTGAGATAGAAATGGAGGAGAAAACTGTGGTTAAGAGAAAAGACCCTCAATGAGGGAGGCACTTAGGTAGCAGATTGAGGGATCAAAGGACAAGTTCCTTGATGGATTAGAATCGACAGCGAGTAGGCCAATCAAAAGGCCAATATTCGAAGAGTACTAAATAATGGTGAGTGATTTGAATGAATATCCAGAACTGGAACGGTGGTTTGATGAGTATGAATTGGCCTAGATGAGCAATCCGTTTGGTTCTTATCAACCAAATTTGGTGAGAAAGTTTTTCGCCAAATATTTGACACTGATAGAGAAAGCTTATCTCTAAGGCAGAAGATCTTAGAATTTCCAAATAGGGAATCAGTATCGGTGAGAGGAATTAACATTGATATATCAGCTCAAAAAATCAATAC is from Capsicum annuum cultivar UCD-10X-F1 chromosome 5, UCD10Xv1.1, whole genome shotgun sequence and encodes:
- the LOC124898526 gene encoding uncharacterized protein LOC124898526, which codes for MMEMELFDVWGFDFMGSFVSLYGMKYILVSIDYVSKLVEAIDLTDNEGKRVFAFLKRNIFSHFGVLRTIISDGGSHFCSRVFRATLTKYGVKQYKVETPYHPQTSRQVEILKREIKAILGKTVNASRQNWSRKLDDALWAYRTASKTPIIISPYQLVYGKVNENVAKNSQKSEYLKEIVVEQEKKKMLTLPFPQRKIKAKENSMFKKLCDTFRELHINLPLLDILWSMPKYAKYLWDVLAKKVKLQDVGAIILTESVAL